A window of the Henckelia pumila isolate YLH828 chromosome 3, ASM3356847v2, whole genome shotgun sequence genome harbors these coding sequences:
- the LOC140889591 gene encoding uncharacterized protein: protein MQMCRRQHSGLAMATMSSWEEHRQHLATVLQILKEKQLYAKYKQCEKSFTELKERLISAPVLAIPEGTGRFVVYTDASKSGLGAVLMQDDKLIVYASRQLKVHERNYPTHDLELAAVVFALKLWRHYLYGESYHPDKANVVADALNRKSATLNQLTVQQELIAEFARMSLEVFEPMEVCTLAALTVVPSLLERIRVGQASDEQLTLWRNRDEAKGGTLYTVKDGIVHHRGRMWVLAVDSLRVEVMTEAHTVSYSIHPGSKN, encoded by the exons ATGCAGATGTGCAGAAGACAGCATTCAGGACTCgctatggccactatgagttcttg GGAGGAGCATCGTCAGCACTTGGCTACGGTgttgcaaattttgaaagaaaagcaactgtaTGCTAAGTaca AACAATGTGAGAAGAGCTTTACAGAATTGAAGGAAAGACTGATTTCAGCGCCAGTGCTAGCAATTCCCGAAGGCACGGGTCGCTTTGTGGTTTATACCGATGCTTCTAAGAGTGGATTAGGAGCTGTGTTGATGCAGGATGATAAATTAATAGTATATGCATCTCGACAGCTGAAGGTCCATGAGAGGAATTACCCgactcatgatcttgagttggcggcagttgtttttgctttgaagctaTGGAGACACTACTTGTACGGCGAAAG ctaccatcctgATAAGGCTAATGTTGTAGCAGATGCCTTGAATCGCAAGTCTGCAACATTGAACCAATTGACAGTGCAGCAGGAGTTGATTGCTGAATTTGCACGTATGAGTTTGGAGGTATTTGAACCAATGGAGGTATGCACTCTAGCAGCCTTAACAGTAGTACCTAGTTTGCTTGAGAGAATCAGAGTAGGCCAAGCTTCTGATGAACAGTTGACGTTGTGGAGGAACAGAGATGAAGCCAAGGGTGGTACATTGTACACTGTCAAAGATGGAATTGTTCATCACCGAGGTAGAATGTGGGTGCTAGCAGTAGACTCATTGAGAGTGGAAGTGATGACTGAAGCCCATACTGTTTCatattccattcatccaggaa GTAAAAATTGA